A region from the Aquila chrysaetos chrysaetos chromosome W unlocalized genomic scaffold, bAquChr1.4 W_unloc_5, whole genome shotgun sequence genome encodes:
- the LOC115337584 gene encoding olfactory receptor 14A16-like — protein sequence MTAKSISSITQFLLLAFADMQKLQLLHFWLFLGIYLAALLANGLIITAVACDHQLHTPMYFFLLNLALLDLGSISTTVPKAMANSLWDTRAISYLGCAAQVFLLFFFISAEFYLLTVMAYDRYVAICKPLHYGTLLGSRACVHMAAAAWGSGFLHAVLHTANTFSLPLCQGNAVDQFFCEIPQILKLSCSNAYLREFGVLAVSVCFTFGCFVFIVLSYVQIFRVVLRIPSEQGRHKAFSTCLPHLAVVSLFVSTGMIAYLKPPSISSPSLDLLVAVLYSVVPPAVNPLIYSMRIQEIKGALRKLMTGCFSEGIKFLLSFA from the exons ATGACAGCAAAAAGCAT cagctccatcacccagttcctcctcctggcatTTGCAGACATGcaaaagctgcagctcttgcacttctggctcttcctgggcatctacctggctgccctcctggccaatGGCCTCATCATCACAGCCGTAGCCTGTGACCACCAACTCCACACacccatgtacttcttcctcctcaacctcGCCCTCCTCGACTtgggctccatctccaccactgtcccTAAAGCCATGGCCAATTCCCTCTGGGACACCAGGGCTATTTCCTACTTGGGATGTGCTGCACAGGTCtttctgttattcttttttatCTCAGCAGAGTTTTATCTTTTGACTGTCATGGCCTATGACCGCTacgttgccatctgcaaacccctgcactacgggaccctcctgggcagcagagcttgtgtccacatggcagcagctgcctggggcagtgggtttctccatgctgtgctgcacacagCCAACACATTTTCACTAcccctctgccaaggcaatgctgtggaccagttcttctgtgaaattccccagatcctcaagctctcctgctcaaATGCCTACCTCAGGGAATTTGGGGTACTTGCAGTTAGTGTCTGTTTTacatttgggtgttttgttttcattgtgctgtcctatGTTCAGATCTTCAGGGTCGTGCTGAGGATCCCCTCCGAGCAGGGAcggcacaaagccttttccacctgcctccctcacctggcTGTGGTCTCCTTGTTTGTAAGCACTGGCATGATTGCGTACCTGAAGCCCCCCTCCATctcgtccccatccctggacctgctggtggCAGTTCTGTACTCGGTGGTGCCTCCAGCCGTGAACCCCCTCATCTACAGCATGAGAATCCAGGAGATCAAGGGTGCTCTGAGAAAACTAATGACTGGATGCTTTTCAGAAGGAATAAAGTTCCTGTTGTCTTTTGCATAG